A genome region from Arthrobacter sp. SLBN-100 includes the following:
- the rdgB gene encoding RdgB/HAM1 family non-canonical purine NTP pyrophosphatase, producing the protein MNAAASPRLVLATHNKGKLRELRELLRGQVPGLDVDTQVVDAAAAGAPDVVETGVTFAENSLLKARAVAEATGLVAIADDSGLAVDVMGGAPGIFSARWAGSHGNDAANLRLLLDQLSDVPDAHRGAAFVCAAALAVPAANGASGRTVVEYGQLEGVLLREPRGEGGFGYDPVLQPAGENRSCAELSAGEKNAISHRGKAFRALLPAIVEALQDR; encoded by the coding sequence GTGAACGCCGCGGCATCCCCGCGGCTGGTTCTTGCGACACACAACAAGGGCAAGCTCCGGGAGCTCCGTGAACTGCTCCGGGGGCAGGTGCCAGGGCTCGACGTCGACACGCAGGTGGTGGACGCTGCTGCGGCAGGTGCCCCCGACGTCGTCGAAACGGGCGTGACGTTCGCCGAGAATTCGTTGCTCAAGGCGCGGGCCGTCGCCGAAGCGACAGGCCTCGTGGCCATCGCCGATGATTCGGGGCTCGCCGTGGATGTGATGGGCGGAGCACCCGGCATTTTCTCGGCCCGGTGGGCCGGGAGCCACGGAAACGACGCCGCGAACCTGCGGCTGCTGCTCGACCAGCTCTCCGATGTCCCGGACGCCCACCGCGGCGCCGCTTTTGTCTGCGCGGCCGCACTGGCGGTCCCTGCGGCAAACGGGGCTTCCGGGCGCACGGTGGTGGAGTACGGGCAGCTGGAGGGCGTCCTCCTGCGTGAACCCCGGGGCGAGGGCGGGTTCGGCTACGACCCCGTGCTGCAGCCTGCGGGGGAGAACCGCAGTTGTGCTGAACTGTCCGCCGGCGAGAAGAACGCGATCAGCCACCGCGGCAAGGCGTTCCGGGCGCTCCTGCCGGCCATCGTCGAGGCCCTGCAGGACCGCTGA
- the rph gene encoding ribonuclease PH: protein MTSEATAVPIVRADGRAPDQLRPISITRGWSNQAEGSALIEFGNTRVLCTASLTAGVPRWLKGEGRGWVTAEYAMLPRATNTRSDRESVKGKIGGRTHEISRLIGRSLRSIIDTKALGENTIVLDCDVLQADGGTRTAAITGAYVALADSIRFARDNKLIAKNAQPLIDTIAAVSVGIIDGVPMLDLPYVEDVRAETDMNVVVTGAGKFVEVQGTAEGAPFDRAELDQLLDLALLGTTQLAAIQRETLADTL from the coding sequence ATGACTTCTGAAGCAACTGCAGTGCCCATTGTGCGCGCCGACGGCCGCGCCCCGGACCAGCTCCGGCCCATCAGCATCACCCGTGGATGGTCCAACCAGGCCGAGGGATCGGCCCTGATCGAGTTCGGCAACACCCGGGTCCTGTGCACCGCTTCCCTCACCGCGGGTGTGCCGCGCTGGCTCAAGGGGGAGGGCCGCGGCTGGGTCACGGCCGAGTACGCCATGCTGCCCCGTGCCACCAACACCCGGTCCGACCGCGAATCCGTCAAGGGCAAAATCGGCGGCCGCACGCACGAGATTTCCAGGCTTATCGGCCGCTCCCTGCGCTCCATCATCGACACCAAGGCCCTGGGCGAGAACACCATCGTGCTGGACTGCGACGTCCTGCAGGCCGACGGCGGAACCCGGACTGCAGCCATCACGGGCGCCTACGTAGCGCTTGCGGACTCCATCCGGTTCGCCCGCGACAACAAGCTGATCGCGAAGAACGCCCAGCCCCTGATTGACACCATCGCAGCGGTATCCGTTGGGATTATCGACGGCGTACCCATGCTGGACCTGCCCTACGTGGAGGACGTCCGGGCGGAAACCGACATGAACGTGGTGGTCACCGGCGCGGGCAAGTTCGTGGAGGTCCAGGGGACCGCCGAAGGTGCGCCCTTTGACCGCGCGGAACTGGACCAGCTCCTGGACCTGGCCCTGCTCGGCACCACCCAGCTTGCGGCCATCCAGCGCGAAACCCTGGCAGACACCCTGTGA
- a CDS encoding MBL fold metallo-hydrolase, with the protein MKLTIVGCTGSFPGPGSPASCYLLTANDGERTWKVVMDLGSGALGAIQRYTDLEDIDAIFLTHLHPDHCMDLCGLHVAVRWKPGGWGRGRIPVWGPAATADRMATAYGLELDPGMREEFDFTNWAEREPVTVGPFTVTPFAVNHPIEECYALRVEVVEPDKGGNRIAKTLTYSGDTDSCAGLEEAAKDADLFLCEAAFEEGRDDGIKDVHLTGKRAGEAAAAAGARRLLLTHIPVWTSQTTVMAEARPVFPGDVAVAVAGVHYTI; encoded by the coding sequence GTGAAGCTCACCATCGTCGGCTGCACCGGGTCCTTTCCCGGGCCGGGTTCCCCGGCGTCCTGCTACCTCCTGACTGCCAACGACGGCGAGCGGACCTGGAAAGTGGTGATGGACCTGGGCAGCGGTGCACTGGGCGCCATCCAGCGGTACACCGACCTTGAGGACATCGACGCGATTTTCCTCACCCACCTGCACCCCGACCACTGCATGGACCTCTGCGGCCTGCACGTGGCCGTCCGGTGGAAGCCGGGCGGCTGGGGCAGGGGACGGATCCCGGTCTGGGGACCGGCCGCCACGGCTGACCGGATGGCCACCGCCTACGGCCTGGAACTGGACCCGGGCATGCGCGAGGAGTTCGACTTCACCAACTGGGCCGAGCGCGAGCCTGTGACTGTTGGTCCCTTCACCGTGACACCGTTTGCGGTAAACCATCCCATCGAGGAGTGCTACGCCCTCCGGGTGGAAGTGGTGGAGCCGGACAAGGGAGGCAACCGGATCGCCAAGACGCTGACGTACTCCGGTGACACGGACTCCTGCGCAGGGCTGGAGGAGGCCGCCAAGGACGCTGACCTGTTCCTCTGTGAAGCGGCGTTTGAAGAAGGCCGGGATGACGGCATCAAGGACGTCCATCTCACCGGCAAGCGGGCCGGCGAAGCCGCTGCGGCTGCCGGTGCCCGCCGGCTCCTGCTCACGCACATTCCAGTGTGGACGTCGCAGACAACCGTGATGGCGGAGGCCCGTCCGGTTTTTCCCGGTGATGTGGCCGTGGCCGTCGCCGGGGTACACTACACCATCTAG